The Clostridioides difficile genome has a segment encoding these proteins:
- a CDS encoding cation diffusion facilitator family transporter — translation MFSKILVKTFIKDSENVQDKVVRNKYGYVAGIIGIISNLVLFIVKVSIGMLTSSIAIMADAFNNLSDMASSAITMIGFKLASKPADKEHPFGHGRIEYLSALIVAFMVMLVGLQFVKSSIERITNPVPIKFELVPLILLIASIMVKIWLSRFNKFMGNKINSSALKAVSLDALGDVFTSSCVVISFILARFTNLPIDGYVGIVVSLVILYAGFSLVKDTINPLLGEAPDEEMVKSILELLLSYEHIIGTHDLIIHNYGVGRCIASIHAEIPSNIDIMEIHEIIDTAEREISEKLDIYLVIHMDPICLDDEEVISAKRELEKILKKNSLIKSMHDFRIVGKGSKKNLVFDIVVNPSEFSKGMSEEDLKEDITKLVKDMNPEYNCVIVVDKDFI, via the coding sequence ATGTTTTCAAAAATCCTAGTCAAAACATTTATCAAAGATAGTGAAAATGTTCAAGATAAAGTTGTAAGAAATAAGTATGGTTATGTGGCAGGAATAATAGGTATAATATCTAATTTAGTTTTATTTATAGTAAAGGTATCTATAGGTATGCTTACATCAAGTATAGCTATAATGGCAGATGCATTTAATAATCTTTCAGATATGGCATCTTCAGCAATAACTATGATTGGGTTTAAACTAGCAAGTAAACCAGCTGATAAAGAGCATCCTTTTGGACATGGTAGAATAGAATATCTATCAGCATTGATAGTAGCATTTATGGTTATGTTGGTTGGACTTCAATTTGTGAAATCGTCTATAGAAAGAATAACAAATCCAGTTCCTATCAAGTTTGAATTAGTACCACTTATACTTTTAATTGCATCTATAATGGTTAAAATATGGCTGAGCCGTTTTAATAAATTTATGGGAAATAAAATTAATTCATCAGCATTAAAAGCAGTGTCATTAGATGCTTTAGGAGATGTATTTACATCAAGTTGTGTAGTTATATCTTTTATTTTGGCTAGATTTACTAATTTGCCGATAGATGGATATGTAGGTATTGTAGTATCATTAGTAATACTTTATGCAGGATTTTCTCTTGTAAAAGATACTATAAATCCTCTTCTTGGAGAAGCTCCAGATGAAGAAATGGTCAAGTCTATTTTAGAATTATTATTATCTTATGAACATATAATAGGTACACATGATTTAATAATCCATAATTATGGAGTTGGAAGATGTATTGCATCTATACATGCAGAAATTCCATCGAATATAGATATAATGGAAATTCATGAAATTATAGATACTGCAGAAAGAGAAATATCTGAAAAATTGGATATATACTTAGTAATTCATATGGACCCTATATGCCTTGATGATGAAGAGGTTATATCAGCAAAAAGAGAACTTGAAAAAATACTTAAAAAAAATAGTCTTATAAAATCTATGCATGATTTTAGGATAGTTGGAAAAGGAAGCAAAAAAAATTTAGTTTTTGATATAGTAGTTAATCCTTCTGAATTCTCCAAAGGTATGTCAGAAGAAGATTTAAAAGAAGATATAACAAAACTAGTTAAGGATATGAATCCTGAATATAATTGTGTCATTGTTGTAGATAAGGACTTCATTTAA